One window of Halonatronomonas betaini genomic DNA carries:
- the nikB gene encoding nickel ABC transporter permease gives MWKYVVKRLLSLIPVIIAVSILVFLLMHITPGDPALLMLGERAPEEQVENLRARMGLDQPVPVQYLNWAGQILQGDFGRSLRSRRPVLMEIQMRFPNTLILAAAGVLVAIFVGIPIGVISSVYRNSWLDNLFTGMAFVLVGMPVFWTGIMLILIFSVTLGWLPSSGMAWDIRNFIMPTIALASVTTATIARIARSSMLDVLNEDYVRTARAKGVSERLVNYKHALRNALIPVVTILGLQFGQMLAGAVLTETVFAWPGMGRLIVDSIRANDFPVVQGSILVFAIAYALVNTAVDIAYAYLDPRVQVKYE, from the coding sequence ATGTGGAAATATGTAGTAAAAAGACTCCTTTCTTTAATACCAGTAATCATCGCAGTATCAATCCTGGTATTTCTATTAATGCACATAACTCCAGGTGACCCGGCACTATTAATGCTCGGTGAACGGGCACCAGAAGAACAGGTAGAAAACCTAAGGGCCAGAATGGGCCTGGACCAACCAGTTCCAGTCCAGTACCTAAACTGGGCAGGCCAGATCTTACAGGGTGATTTCGGCCGTTCCCTAAGATCAAGAAGGCCGGTCCTGATGGAGATCCAGATGAGATTTCCAAATACCCTGATACTAGCAGCAGCAGGTGTCTTAGTTGCTATATTTGTAGGCATACCAATCGGAGTAATATCTTCAGTTTACCGGAACTCCTGGCTTGACAACCTCTTCACGGGTATGGCATTTGTCTTGGTCGGGATGCCAGTATTCTGGACAGGAATTATGTTAATATTAATATTTTCAGTAACCCTGGGCTGGCTGCCATCGTCAGGTATGGCCTGGGATATCCGTAACTTTATCATGCCTACAATCGCCCTGGCATCGGTAACAACAGCCACAATTGCCAGGATTGCCCGTTCAAGCATGTTAGATGTCTTAAATGAAGATTATGTCCGAACAGCCAGAGCAAAAGGTGTATCTGAACGCCTGGTTAACTATAAACATGCCCTTAGAAATGCCTTAATACCAGTAGTTACAATTTTAGGCCTCCAGTTTGGCCAGATGTTAGCAGGCGCAGTTTTAACAGAAACAGTCTTTGCCTGGCCAGGAATGGGTAGATTAATCGTCGACTCAATTAGAGCCAACGACTTCCCTGTTGTTCAGGGCTCAATTCTGGTCTTTGCAATAGCATATGCCCTGGTCAATACAGCAGTCGATATAGCTTACGCCTATCTTGATCCCCGGGTACAGGTGAAATATGAATAA